The region GGATTTCTGTACGACGATAAATTTGAATGAGTCCGAAAACACGCTCAGAGTAACATGGACATTGACCCCTATTACCTGTAACCGTAACTATCGAAAATCTGGCATTGTAAATGGATGGCTATTAACTAACTTAGAAAAATAGCCCATTTTTCATGGAGATTGACCCCTATTACTTTCAACTCGTAATATCGAAAATCAGGCATCGCGAATTGATGGCAGTTAAATTTGAAACAAAAGCCCTATTTCTCCTTTAAATACGTCTCGTCCGACGAGCAAAAGTGATAAAAGGCAAGACTCAGATCTATAGATTGACGGGAACGACTTAAACAGATGCGTGGTCATTTACCGTTTGACGGGTTTATTCACTGTACGAGTTCGCGAGTATTCGTGGGGACGGGTCGTGGTGTAAAAGTGTGAACCGTACGTACACGGGTCAAACccagaaaagaaagaacacGGCGCTGCCGGTCCGCCAAATTCGGAACTGCTGCCGAGATGTCGAAACATTTCGAAAATTCATAAATTACAGCCACATACGTTGACACCTCCCCTTCACACGATGATCAACAGCTTTGGGCCACTTTTGTAACTCTTGTGtttcgtttttttttcataTCAGACCAGTATAATCAATCATTGCCATGAGATCGGACTACGAAATGGGTTCGATCGACGGAGGTCAATTGGAACGTGTCGGGTCTGAGATTCCCTCGGAAGAGTTCTACCGGACTCCGTGCAACTCTACCACCGCATCCAGCCGGTGTTCGGGTAGAATCTCGCCGGCACAAGCCTTACCTGGTATCCGCAACAACTCGGTGGGATCCTCTCCGCGAAGTGACTTGCACCTCATTCGTCGGCGCAGGCAGGAGAGTGTCGCGGAACGGGGTCACACGTTTCGGAACCACTCGCGTTTTAGTAACAATACAACTGACAGCAGCTTCGTTTTGGCGACGCCGCAAGAGATCGGGTTACCCAGTCTCTCCTCGGAAGAACTCAATACCTGGATGTGGTATCCCGATCAGTCGCCCGCCGCGAGTCTCCCATCGGACCGGGCCGATTTGGGCACGAGCAGCCCTACAGCGAGACACGGttctttggctttggacGTTGCCCGAGATCCTTCCGCCTTATTTTTACCCATTGGggacgatgaagatgccTTTCGGGAAGACGAGGAAAGCGAAGCTTACGGAGTACCTAGCTTGTATACTCTTACCGCGAGTCCAAGGTTTCGACTCAACCCGAAGCCTTCGTCGAATCGATCCCCATTTTGATGCTGGCCGATTGTCGCGCACGGTTTGAAGGTATTTCTTTCAATTCGGTTGGCGACGATGATTATTCTACAGCTTATCTTTGTTTCCACACACATTGGGGACTTTTTGTTGTTCAATATTTGCATCACACCTTGTTGGGCTCCTTGTGAGTTCTTGTATTTTCTGTTTATTGCTTCCGAGTAATGCCGTTCCATAGGTCAGACTGTGTATAGTTCAAATTCAATGTTTACTTTTTCATTCTATCAATATATACTCTATAACCGTAGTGCAGGTATAGAAATGGCTAGCTGCCCGCTTTCGACGGCAAGCTGGCCCATTCCACACGCCAAAACTATGACTGGTGTCCACAAGGCACAAAAGGCCCAATCTTCAAATCtagcaacaacagcatccacCGACTGTACGGTACGGAACCCGTCTTCCAACCTGGCGCGCCGATACCTCCAGAATTGGTATTGCAAAAAACAGGCATAGGTACTCGTGATTGTTACTTGAAGTGCAACCAAAGTCCAAGAGATGTTTTCTACCAACAACCTCGAAAGCACTATCGCGAACGCCCCCGTAGATATGATACTATGAATAAATGGGGGCAGGAACTTGAACAGACTAAATGTCATGTTGAGCACCGTCAAACTGACCAGGAACCCAAAAATTTGTGCAAGACACGCCCATGTCCAACTTGTGCTTGCTCCGACGCTGATAGAGGGAAGCAGCGAGTAGAAAGTGTAGAGCGCTCCTGTACTGACTCTATCTTCCGTTGCCGAGCATGCCGTTGAACACATCTGGAGAGAAAGGCACTTGATGAGTGGGCACTGATCTTGAAACATAAACACGGTACTCGCACCGGCATTTACCAATTGCACCGCGAGATGTACCCATCCGGAAACCGGGTAGTCCTTGCTGTCAACCAAAAATCGGTAAAATATGAAAAAAGGTTTGATTAGGACAATCGTACCTAGCCCGATTTTGGCCGACATCGAGACCGTTTGCAAAGCTGAATTTCGTGCATTCATCAGCTTGGCAAGCCCAAGTTTGTCTTGTTGGATGGCTGACATCTTTTCTTGGTGACGACGTTGTCCAATTTCTCTATCCACAAGCCTCTGTTGGCTATCGTAGTAATACCATTGTGATTCGTCATGCCGCCTAGATTGGATAATCATTTCTGTAGTGTGGCGGAGGGTCGCAACTGTGAGGGCGTCATTGTCATTTGTTGATAGACCTTCCTTATGCATGGCTGCTCTGATGAGTTTTGCATCCCGTGCTAGTTTTCGCGTTTGCTCAAACACATCTTGGTTTCTCTGTGAAGTATTATTTATCGAGTATAACTTTTCGAACTCGACCATTCGGCTACAAAGACGCTGCGATGAATGTGACAGATCAGAAGCATTTTGTTTGTCAACAACGAGAGCAGGAGTGATGGGTCGCTCACCCTCTTGCGTTGTAGGGACGCGAAGGCCGTCGGGGCCATATGAAGGGGAAGCCGCCGTACGACGAGGATTTGCGAAGCTTGTCATAGATTCAGATCCCTCATGTGTCGAGTATGACTCTTCTCCCGGAGCTGGAGTGGCCTTCTTTGATCGATTTACCGCTAGTCCAGCAAGAACCGAAACAGAACCTAAAAGCAGAACTAATCCTGTAATTACAGACGACCACCCTTTCTCACCCCTCAAAATTGTCTCCTCAAACACAGCCGCGTTCACGGACGCCGGAATAACGACTTGTCCTGTCCCTTCGATGATAAACTCGTCATCGGCGCCATCCATGGTGAACAAACTCACTATCTTTGCTAGACGGTCGTTCACAATATCAGGGTCGTTCATAATAAGTTGGAACTTGGACAGCCGTAGCGTGCTTTAATTTTGCAACGTGCGCGCTCAATGAAGCTCTTGACGAAACAGCCGTGCCATTCGAACCTCTGTCGAAAAAGACGGCTCCGCAAAGCAGTAAAAGCGTCGAAGGCAGGAAGAAAGGATACTCTTGGCACTAGCTACCAAAGGTTGCCGCCCTGGCtttgtttctcttttgaaGTCAACTTTTCAAGCTAGGTGTGGCCGAAAACGCTGCCAGACGAGCTTCAAAATGTCCATGTGGTTGTCGTCCAAATATAGTTGGCGTCCATACGACATCAAAAGGACACTATTATTAGATAATTTCACCAGCTGTGCCACTTATGCTCCAATAGAAGGGGTTGCAGAGGATGGGTGCTGTAGCAGTGAAATCCGTTTGTTTGCTCATTTTCAGTGTCAGCTATGGGACAGGGAGGGCAGGGCAGCTTGTATAAGTCCCGAACACAAGAGAATATCGTATTGATGACTACGTGGACACGAAATCAAAAAGGGATTACCAGGGTTCAATGATATCCACGTTCCGAGCatcctttacagttagtccgCCGCATCCACGTCTCGCTGTAACCTCGATAAACTCACTCGAGCCATGGCTTGAGTGCGAGCTTGCTGCTCCTCTATCCGATTCTTCAAATCTTCTATGTAGTCCAACACAAAGTCTTGACGTCCCGCCTTTTCCACCGTCTTCCAAAAGTCATCCATTCCGTCTCCAGTCACTGCCGACACCCCAACGGCGTTGGCGAAACTGGAATAGAACTCGTCCAATACCAGGGCCAAACTTCTGGTCAGAGATCCGTAAAACCCGGCCGACTCGGAGACGTCGTCTAGAGCTTCTTGAAAGGCATCATGATCCCGCATCCATTCCAGGCAAAACTCGTGCGACACCACGTCCGTCTTGTTGAAGCAGACGATCAGGGGCAGTCTGGTACGGTACATCATACTGCAGGCGTACAGCATGTTACTCATGAAGGTATTGGGGGACGACGCGCAGCGAACCGTGTCGACCACGAAACAGAGCACGGTCGGAAAGGCGGAGGCTAGCGCTTCGCTCATTATGGCTCCCGACGCGGACCAGGTGAACGCTTCAATTTGCCCGGGTGTATCCACCAGTATATAGTCCATCCCTATTTGTGACTGTGGTGGCAGCGGTTCGGGCGGCGTACTCGTGGTACCATCTTGTTCCTGGTCGTGTTCGGAAGCGTCTTCGTACGCCCTCTTTTCCAACAACGTCATGACTTGATCAAATTTGGTGGCAAAGAGATTCAGCGAAGTCATGATTGCTCCATTGGGTCCCAGTTTGTGCTGTTGCATGACTTGCTTGTAGTCGACCGTATCGCGAATATCGATGGACACTTCGTAGGGTACCGATAGCGTAGCTGGATCCAGATTCACAACGTACGAT is a window of Phaeodactylum tricornutum CCAP 1055/1 chromosome 28, whole genome shotgun sequence DNA encoding:
- a CDS encoding predicted protein, which codes for MNDPDIVNDRLAKIVSLFTMDGADDEFIIEGTGQVVIPASVNAAVFEETILRGEKGWSSVITGLVLLLGSVSVLAGLAVNRSKKATPAPGEESYSTHEGSESMTSFANPRRTAASPSYGPDGLRVPTTQEGERPITPALVVDKQNASDLSHSSQRLCSRMVEFEKLYSINNTSQRNQDVFEQTRKLARDAKLIRAAMHKEGLSTNDNDALTVATLRHTTEMIIQSRRHDESQWYYYDSQQRLVDREIGQRRHQEKMSAIQQDKLGLAKLMNARNSALQTVSMSAKIGLGTIVLIKPFFIFYRFLVDSKDYPVSGWVHLAVQLVNAGASTVFMFQDQCPLIKCLSLQMCSTACSATEDRVSTGALYTFYSLLPSISVGASTSWTWACLAQIFGFLVSLTVLNMTFSLFKFLPPFIHSIISTGAFAIVLSRLLVENISWTLVALQVTITSTYACFLQYQFWRYRRARLEDGFRTVQSVDAVVARFEDWAFCALWTPVIVLACGMGQLAVESGQLAISIPALRL
- a CDS encoding predicted protein gives rise to the protein MESASTTTAPPFGETPSGQLPPIVQRLERGEKTPICVIMVGMAGSGKTTLLTQLQRSLETPSVPPTPDDFVAADTAADAKMASYVVNLDPATLSVPYEVSIDIRDTVDYKQVMQQHKLGPNGAIMTSLNLFATKFDQVMTLLEKRATPPEPLPPQSQIGMDYILVDTPGQIEAFTWSASGAIMSEALASAFPTVLCFVVDTVRCASSPNTFMSNMLYACSMMYRTRLPLIVCFNKTDVVSHEFCLEWMRDHDAFQEALDDVSESAGFYGSLTRSLALVLDEFYSSFANAVGVSAVTGDGMDDFWKTVEKAGRQDFVLDYIEDLKNRIEEQQARTQAMARVSLSRLQRDVDAAD
- a CDS encoding predicted protein, producing MRSDYEMGSIDGGQLERVGSEIPSEEFYRTPCNSTTASSRCSGRISPAQALPGIRNNSVGSSPRSDLHLIRRRRQESVAERGHTFRNHSRFSNNTTDSSFVLATPQEIGLPSLSSEELNTWMWYPDQSPAASLPSDRADLGTSSPTARHGSLALDVARDPSALFLPIGDDEDAFREDEESEAYGVPSLYTLTASPRFRLNPKPSSNRSPF